In Perca fluviatilis chromosome 3, GENO_Pfluv_1.0, whole genome shotgun sequence, the following proteins share a genomic window:
- the prc1b gene encoding protein regulator of cytokinesis 1b isoform X3 codes for MRRSEVLAAEAVSCLNKALCHLKDIWEEIGIPEDQRLQRTNVVKNHIKSLLDMMINEEESLKKRLITSIQKCKAEMDTLYLELQLNVFEEETGITMLQQEKNIRTQVEALMKEKTRRMQQLKSLLDQDQDLCDILCSMPYGIAPDSVPTPEQLESLSQHIANQNAEKARRHAEFMDLKKQITVYMAELEHIPESSFEKDVVCEDEDHFCLSRDNITSLKLLVCQLEERKAENEAVCEAHREKIQRLWDRLQVPQEEREAFNDHMVASRKSNLQALQAEVQRLEELKLLNIRHVTDAIRSEIAVFWEKCFFSGDQRQAFAPYFSEDFTEELLSLHDAEIQRLKQHHEHHKELFDGVQQWEDSWRLFLELEKKATDPTRFTNRGGNLLKEEKQRSELHKSLPKLEKKLKAQIDAWESEQDREFLVNGQKFLQYVEEQWELHRIEKEKEKQERHLKKSKQTEEDMLYGTAVRTPTKRRLVTATTPNKSRKFNATSSISSATPNSTSRSVFGGTVCRSPVPRPPLSANKGPAARMPACGGKPPNPRLQGCNKENEAQLKESPLSARPVQGL; via the exons AGCTTACTAGATATGATGATCAATGAAGAGGAATCTCTGAAAAAGAGGCTCATAACCAGCATTCAGAAATGCAAGGCAGAAATGGATACCCTCTACCTGGAACTTCAGCTGAACGTGTTTGAG GAGGAGACTGGCATCACCATGCTCCAGCAGGAGAAGAACATCCGCACACAGGTGGAGGCTCTGATGAAGGAGAAGACTCGGCGGATGCAGCAGCTGAAGTCTCTGCTGGATCAGGACCAGGACCTGTGCGACATCCTGTGCTCCATGCCGTACGGCATCGCCCCAGACTCTGTTCCCACACCGGAACAGCTGGAGAGCCTCAGCCAGCACATCGCCAACCAGAACGCAGAGAAG GCCCGGCGACATGCTGAGTTCATGGACCTCAAAAAGCAGATCACCGTGTACATGGCGGAGCTGGAGCACATCCCCGAGAGCAGCTTTGAGAAGGACGTCGTCTGCGAGGACGAGGACCATTTCTGCCTTTCGAGAGACAATATCACGTCACTCAAACTGCTCGTTTGTCAG CTGGAGGAACGCAAGGCGGAGAACGAGGCGGTGTGTGAGGCTCACCGAGAGAAGATCCAGCGGTTGTGGGACAGACTGCAGGTTCcccaggaagagagggaggccTTCAACGACCACATGGTCGCATCCAGGAAGAGCAACCTGCAAGCG TTACAAGCAGAAGTTCAGCGTCTAGAGGAGCTCAAACTGCTGAACATCCGCCACGTCACCGACGCCATCCGCTCCGAGATCGCCGTGTTTTGGGAGAAGTGCTTCTTCAGCGGTGACCAGCGGCAGGCCTTCGCTCCGTATTTTAGCG aggaTTTTACTGAAGAGCTGTTGAGTCTGCATGATGCGGAGATCCAGCGCTTGAAGCAGCATCACGAGCATCACAAAGAGCTTTTTGATGGCGTCCAGCAGTGGGAGGACAGCTGGAGACTCTTCCTCGAGCTAGAG AAAAAGGCCACAGATCCGACACGATTCACCAACCGAGGAGGGAATCTTTTGAAAGAGGAGAAACAGAGGTCTGAGCTGCATAAAAGCCTGCCTAAG ctggaaaagaaattaaaagcCCAGATTGACGCGTGGGAGAGCGAACAGGATCGAGAGTTTCTCGTCAACGGCCAGAAGTTTCTGCAGTACGTGGAGGAACAGTGGGAGCTGCACCggatagagaaagagaaggagaaacaAGAGAGG CATCTGAAGAAGAGCAAACAGACGGAGGAGGACATGCTGTACGGAACCGCAGTACGGACCCCCACCAAACGCAGACTCGTCACCGCTACTACCCCCAATAAATCCCGGAAG TTTAACGCCACTTCCAGCATTTCCAGCGCCACGCCCAACAGCACCAGTCGCTCGGTCTTTGGTGGAACCGTCTGTCGCTCCCCTGTGCCCCGCCCACCTCTCTCAGCAAACAAG GGTCCAGCAGCACGTATGCCAGCTTGCGGCGGGAAACCCCCCAACCCACGCCTGCAAGGCTGCAACAAGGAGAACGAGGCCCAGCTGAAGGAGAGCCCTCTGAGTG CGAGACCTGTCCAAGGCCTCTGA
- the prc1b gene encoding protein regulator of cytokinesis 1b isoform X2, whose protein sequence is MRRSEVLAAEAVSCLNKALCHLKDIWEEIGIPEDQRLQRTNVVKNHIKSLLDMMINEEESLKKRLITSIQKCKAEMDTLYLELQLNVFEEETGITMLQQEKNIRTQVEALMKEKTRRMQQLKSLLDQDQDLCDILCSMPYGIAPDSVPTPEQLESLSQHIANQNAEKARRHAEFMDLKKQITVYMAELEHIPESSFEKDVVCEDEDHFCLSRDNITSLKLLVCQLEERKAENEAVCEAHREKIQRLWDRLQVPQEEREAFNDHMVASRKSNLQALQAEVQRLEELKLLNIRHVTDAIRSEIAVFWEKCFFSGDQRQAFAPYFSEDFTEELLSLHDAEIQRLKQHHEHHKELFDGVQQWEDSWRLFLELEKKATDPTRFTNRGGNLLKEEKQRSELHKSLPKLEKKLKAQIDAWESEQDREFLVNGQKFLQYVEEQWELHRIEKEKEKQERHLKKSKQTEEDMLYGTAVRTPTKRRLVTATTPNKSRKFNATSSISSATPNSTSRSVFGGTVCRSPVPRPPLSANKGPAARMPACGGKPPNPRLQGCNKENEAQLKESPLSGALLTPASPQRNFSIASVASTYSEFVRDLSKASDAKIQHNILNSTTTNL, encoded by the exons AGCTTACTAGATATGATGATCAATGAAGAGGAATCTCTGAAAAAGAGGCTCATAACCAGCATTCAGAAATGCAAGGCAGAAATGGATACCCTCTACCTGGAACTTCAGCTGAACGTGTTTGAG GAGGAGACTGGCATCACCATGCTCCAGCAGGAGAAGAACATCCGCACACAGGTGGAGGCTCTGATGAAGGAGAAGACTCGGCGGATGCAGCAGCTGAAGTCTCTGCTGGATCAGGACCAGGACCTGTGCGACATCCTGTGCTCCATGCCGTACGGCATCGCCCCAGACTCTGTTCCCACACCGGAACAGCTGGAGAGCCTCAGCCAGCACATCGCCAACCAGAACGCAGAGAAG GCCCGGCGACATGCTGAGTTCATGGACCTCAAAAAGCAGATCACCGTGTACATGGCGGAGCTGGAGCACATCCCCGAGAGCAGCTTTGAGAAGGACGTCGTCTGCGAGGACGAGGACCATTTCTGCCTTTCGAGAGACAATATCACGTCACTCAAACTGCTCGTTTGTCAG CTGGAGGAACGCAAGGCGGAGAACGAGGCGGTGTGTGAGGCTCACCGAGAGAAGATCCAGCGGTTGTGGGACAGACTGCAGGTTCcccaggaagagagggaggccTTCAACGACCACATGGTCGCATCCAGGAAGAGCAACCTGCAAGCG TTACAAGCAGAAGTTCAGCGTCTAGAGGAGCTCAAACTGCTGAACATCCGCCACGTCACCGACGCCATCCGCTCCGAGATCGCCGTGTTTTGGGAGAAGTGCTTCTTCAGCGGTGACCAGCGGCAGGCCTTCGCTCCGTATTTTAGCG aggaTTTTACTGAAGAGCTGTTGAGTCTGCATGATGCGGAGATCCAGCGCTTGAAGCAGCATCACGAGCATCACAAAGAGCTTTTTGATGGCGTCCAGCAGTGGGAGGACAGCTGGAGACTCTTCCTCGAGCTAGAG AAAAAGGCCACAGATCCGACACGATTCACCAACCGAGGAGGGAATCTTTTGAAAGAGGAGAAACAGAGGTCTGAGCTGCATAAAAGCCTGCCTAAG ctggaaaagaaattaaaagcCCAGATTGACGCGTGGGAGAGCGAACAGGATCGAGAGTTTCTCGTCAACGGCCAGAAGTTTCTGCAGTACGTGGAGGAACAGTGGGAGCTGCACCggatagagaaagagaaggagaaacaAGAGAGG CATCTGAAGAAGAGCAAACAGACGGAGGAGGACATGCTGTACGGAACCGCAGTACGGACCCCCACCAAACGCAGACTCGTCACCGCTACTACCCCCAATAAATCCCGGAAG TTTAACGCCACTTCCAGCATTTCCAGCGCCACGCCCAACAGCACCAGTCGCTCGGTCTTTGGTGGAACCGTCTGTCGCTCCCCTGTGCCCCGCCCACCTCTCTCAGCAAACAAG GGTCCAGCAGCACGTATGCCAGCTTGCGGCGGGAAACCCCCCAACCCACGCCTGCAAGGCTGCAACAAGGAGAACGAGGCCCAGCTGAAGGAGAGCCCTCTGAGTGGTGCGTTGCTGACCCCCGCTAGTCCACAGCGTAACTTCAGCATAGCCTCTGTTGCCAGCACATATTCAGAGTTTGTG CGAGACCTGTCCAAGGCCTCTGACGCCAAGATCCAGCACAACATCCTGAactccaccaccaccaacctTTGA
- the ptpmt1 gene encoding phosphatidylglycerophosphatase and protein-tyrosine phosphatase 1 — protein MSAALARLLFYPTLAYNVVMEKLTSRRWFDRVDETVILGALPFRSITKQLVETENVRGVITMNEEYETKYFCNSAEEWRAAGVEQLRLSTVDLTGVPSLENLRRGVEFALQHRRQGSSVYVHCKAGRSRSATLAAAYLIRLHSWTPEEACQKLKSVRPHILVRSAQLEMLRKYQQVCEQPS, from the exons ATGTCCGCAGCGTTAGCAAGGCTGCTCTTCTACCCCACGTTAGCCTACAATGTTGTCATGGAGAAGTTGACGTCGAGGCGGTGGTTTGACCGAGTGGACGAGACCGTCATCCTCGGAGCGCTGCCGTTCAGGTCCATCACCAAACAG CTGGTAGAAACAGAAAATGTCCGAGGGGTTATCACCATGAATGAAGAGTATGAGACTAAATATTTCTGCAACTCAGCCGAG GAGTGGCGGGCTGCTGGGGTGGAGCAGCTGAGGTTGAGCACGGTTGACCTCACCGGCGTTCCCAGCCTGGAGAACCTGCGCCGAGGCGTGGAGTTTGCCCTGCAGCACCGACGGCAGGGAAGCAGCGTGTACGTCCACTGCAAGGCCGGACGCTCCCGCAGCGCCACGCTGGCTGCTGCGTACCTCATTCGG TTACACAGCTGGACTCCGGAGGAAGCCTGTCAGAAGCTGAAGTCTGTTCGACCGCACATCCTGGTGCGCTCCGCTCAGCTGGAGATGCTGAGGAAATACCAGCAGGTGTGTGAACAGCCCAGCTGA
- the prc1b gene encoding protein regulator of cytokinesis 1b isoform X1 yields MRRSEVLAAEAVSCLNKALCHLKDIWEEIGIPEDQRLQRTNVVKNHIKSLLDMMINEEESLKKRLITSIQKCKAEMDTLYLELQLNVFEEETGITMLQQEKNIRTQVEALMKEKTRRMQQLKSLLDQDQDLCDILCSMPYGIAPDSVPTPEQLESLSQHIANQNAEKARRHAEFMDLKKQITVYMAELEHIPESSFEKDVVCEDEDHFCLSRDNITSLKLLVCQLEERKAENEAVCEAHREKIQRLWDRLQVPQEEREAFNDHMVASRKSNLQALQAEVQRLEELKLLNIRHVTDAIRSEIAVFWEKCFFSGDQRQAFAPYFSEDFTEELLSLHDAEIQRLKQHHEHHKELFDGVQQWEDSWRLFLELEKKATDPTRFTNRGGNLLKEEKQRSELHKSLPKLEKKLKAQIDAWESEQDREFLVNGQKFLQYVEEQWELHRIEKEKEKQERHLKKSKQTEEDMLYGTAVRTPTKRRLVTATTPNKSRKFNATSSISSATPNSTSRSVFGGTVCRSPVPRPPLSANKGPAARMPACGGKPPNPRLQGCNKENEAQLKESPLSGALLTPASPQRNFSIASVASTYSEFVRDLVNTESVQSSETCPRPLTPRSSTTS; encoded by the exons AGCTTACTAGATATGATGATCAATGAAGAGGAATCTCTGAAAAAGAGGCTCATAACCAGCATTCAGAAATGCAAGGCAGAAATGGATACCCTCTACCTGGAACTTCAGCTGAACGTGTTTGAG GAGGAGACTGGCATCACCATGCTCCAGCAGGAGAAGAACATCCGCACACAGGTGGAGGCTCTGATGAAGGAGAAGACTCGGCGGATGCAGCAGCTGAAGTCTCTGCTGGATCAGGACCAGGACCTGTGCGACATCCTGTGCTCCATGCCGTACGGCATCGCCCCAGACTCTGTTCCCACACCGGAACAGCTGGAGAGCCTCAGCCAGCACATCGCCAACCAGAACGCAGAGAAG GCCCGGCGACATGCTGAGTTCATGGACCTCAAAAAGCAGATCACCGTGTACATGGCGGAGCTGGAGCACATCCCCGAGAGCAGCTTTGAGAAGGACGTCGTCTGCGAGGACGAGGACCATTTCTGCCTTTCGAGAGACAATATCACGTCACTCAAACTGCTCGTTTGTCAG CTGGAGGAACGCAAGGCGGAGAACGAGGCGGTGTGTGAGGCTCACCGAGAGAAGATCCAGCGGTTGTGGGACAGACTGCAGGTTCcccaggaagagagggaggccTTCAACGACCACATGGTCGCATCCAGGAAGAGCAACCTGCAAGCG TTACAAGCAGAAGTTCAGCGTCTAGAGGAGCTCAAACTGCTGAACATCCGCCACGTCACCGACGCCATCCGCTCCGAGATCGCCGTGTTTTGGGAGAAGTGCTTCTTCAGCGGTGACCAGCGGCAGGCCTTCGCTCCGTATTTTAGCG aggaTTTTACTGAAGAGCTGTTGAGTCTGCATGATGCGGAGATCCAGCGCTTGAAGCAGCATCACGAGCATCACAAAGAGCTTTTTGATGGCGTCCAGCAGTGGGAGGACAGCTGGAGACTCTTCCTCGAGCTAGAG AAAAAGGCCACAGATCCGACACGATTCACCAACCGAGGAGGGAATCTTTTGAAAGAGGAGAAACAGAGGTCTGAGCTGCATAAAAGCCTGCCTAAG ctggaaaagaaattaaaagcCCAGATTGACGCGTGGGAGAGCGAACAGGATCGAGAGTTTCTCGTCAACGGCCAGAAGTTTCTGCAGTACGTGGAGGAACAGTGGGAGCTGCACCggatagagaaagagaaggagaaacaAGAGAGG CATCTGAAGAAGAGCAAACAGACGGAGGAGGACATGCTGTACGGAACCGCAGTACGGACCCCCACCAAACGCAGACTCGTCACCGCTACTACCCCCAATAAATCCCGGAAG TTTAACGCCACTTCCAGCATTTCCAGCGCCACGCCCAACAGCACCAGTCGCTCGGTCTTTGGTGGAACCGTCTGTCGCTCCCCTGTGCCCCGCCCACCTCTCTCAGCAAACAAG GGTCCAGCAGCACGTATGCCAGCTTGCGGCGGGAAACCCCCCAACCCACGCCTGCAAGGCTGCAACAAGGAGAACGAGGCCCAGCTGAAGGAGAGCCCTCTGAGTGGTGCGTTGCTGACCCCCGCTAGTCCACAGCGTAACTTCAGCATAGCCTCTGTTGCCAGCACATATTCAGAGTTTGTG aggGACTTGGTCAACACTGAATCGGTTCAATCAAG CGAGACCTGTCCAAGGCCTCTGACGCCAAGATCCAGCACAACATCCTGA